A region of Streptomyces sp. WMMC500 DNA encodes the following proteins:
- a CDS encoding ATP-dependent Clp protease proteolytic subunit, with translation MSQYTIPNVVERTAHGERAYDIYSRLLSERIIFLGTEIDDGVANVVIAQLLHLESASPGTEISIYINSPGGSYTSLMAIYDTMTFVGAPISTFCVGQAASTAAVLLAGGDKGRRFVLEHARVLLGQPASGVRRGTVSDLSLEAKEILRIRTQMEEVLARHTGHEVATLRADTDRDKVFTAQEAVAYGLADQVISKRHL, from the coding sequence ATGAGCCAGTACACGATCCCGAACGTCGTCGAGCGCACCGCGCACGGCGAGCGCGCGTACGACATCTACAGCCGGCTGCTCTCGGAGCGGATCATCTTCCTCGGCACCGAGATCGACGACGGCGTCGCGAACGTCGTCATCGCCCAGCTCCTCCACCTGGAGTCGGCGAGCCCCGGCACCGAGATCTCGATCTACATCAACTCCCCCGGCGGCTCGTACACCTCGCTGATGGCGATCTACGACACCATGACGTTCGTCGGCGCCCCCATCTCCACGTTCTGCGTGGGACAGGCGGCGTCGACCGCGGCGGTGCTGCTCGCGGGCGGGGACAAGGGCCGCCGCTTCGTGCTGGAGCACGCGCGGGTGCTGCTGGGGCAGCCGGCGAGCGGGGTGCGGCGCGGGACGGTGTCGGACCTCAGCCTGGAGGCGAAGGAGATCCTGCGGATCCGGACGCAGATGGAGGAGGTCCTGGCGCGGCACACGGGGCACGAGGTGGCGACCCTGCGCGCGGACACCGACAGGGACAAGGTGTTCACGGCGCAGGAGGCCGTGGCGTACGGACTGGCGGACCAGGTGATCAGCAAGCGCCACCTGTGA
- a CDS encoding ATP-dependent Clp protease proteolytic subunit: MTPPLRTTARASTAWAPDLAPRAEEEEAPPPSRFDDHLAAQLLGQRIVLLGTEVTDASANRVCAQLLLLSAEDPRTDIALYVNSPGGAVHAGLAIYDTMRLIPNDVATLAMGFAASMGQFLLTVGAKGKRFALPHARIMMHQPSAGIGGSAADIEIQADNLEYSKTLMERLLAEHTGQDQATIARDGDRDRWFTAEQAKEYGMVDQVVESLADIRPAGSKRRMGL; the protein is encoded by the coding sequence ATGACACCACCGCTCCGCACCACCGCCCGGGCGTCCACCGCCTGGGCCCCGGACCTGGCGCCGCGCGCCGAGGAAGAAGAGGCACCGCCCCCGTCGCGGTTCGACGACCACCTGGCCGCCCAACTCCTCGGGCAGCGCATCGTCCTCCTCGGCACCGAGGTCACCGACGCCTCCGCGAACCGCGTCTGCGCGCAGCTCCTCCTCCTCTCCGCCGAGGACCCGCGCACCGACATCGCGCTCTACGTCAACAGCCCCGGCGGCGCCGTCCACGCCGGCCTCGCCATCTACGACACGATGCGGCTGATCCCCAACGACGTGGCCACGCTCGCGATGGGTTTCGCGGCGAGCATGGGGCAGTTCCTGCTCACGGTCGGCGCGAAGGGCAAGCGCTTCGCGCTCCCGCACGCGCGGATCATGATGCACCAGCCCTCCGCGGGCATCGGCGGCAGCGCTGCCGACATCGAGATCCAGGCGGACAACCTGGAGTACAGCAAGACGCTCATGGAGCGCCTCCTCGCCGAGCACACCGGCCAGGACCAGGCGACGATCGCGCGCGACGGCGACCGCGACCGGTGGTTCACGGCGGAGCAGGCGAAGGAGTACGGGATGGTCGACCAGGTCGTGGAGTCGCTCGCCGACATCCGCCCGGCGGGGTCCAAGCGACGGATGGGGCTGTGA